A genomic segment from Pseudosulfitobacter sp. DSM 107133 encodes:
- a CDS encoding DnaJ C-terminal domain-containing protein: protein MSQDPYAALGLTKTATADEIKKAYRKIARTDHPDLNPDDPRAEARFKAAGRAYDLLKDPEQRRRFDAGEIDASGAEHAPRGFYRDDARRPENPYTQRRTAAGGNPFQGGFAPNDFFANFARNRGAGRGAPGDVPGQDRQYRLGVPFLDAVLGTKTRITLPDGGALEVTIPEGARDGQILRLRGKGAPGYGAGQPGDAFITLDVIPDPAFERDGDDIVVTLPITIDEAILGGKVPVRTVSGTVKVSVPAGASSGQVLRLKGRGIKGRAGKGDQRITLRIVSPPKIDAALKTFMENWRADHPYDPRAGKETA from the coding sequence ATGTCACAAGATCCTTATGCCGCGCTTGGTCTGACCAAAACGGCCACTGCCGACGAAATCAAGAAAGCCTATCGCAAGATCGCGCGCACGGACCATCCTGATCTGAACCCCGATGACCCAAGGGCCGAGGCGCGGTTCAAGGCGGCGGGGCGCGCCTATGATCTGTTGAAAGACCCCGAACAGCGCCGCCGTTTTGACGCCGGAGAAATCGACGCATCCGGTGCGGAACACGCGCCGCGCGGCTTTTATCGTGACGATGCGCGCAGGCCGGAAAATCCCTATACCCAACGCCGCACCGCTGCCGGAGGCAACCCGTTTCAGGGCGGTTTCGCCCCGAATGATTTCTTTGCCAACTTTGCCCGCAATCGCGGCGCAGGACGTGGTGCGCCCGGTGATGTGCCGGGGCAAGACAGACAGTATCGTCTGGGTGTGCCGTTTCTGGATGCCGTGCTGGGCACCAAGACCCGGATCACCTTGCCGGATGGCGGCGCGCTCGAAGTCACGATTCCCGAAGGCGCGCGTGACGGCCAGATTTTGAGATTGCGCGGCAAGGGTGCGCCCGGCTACGGAGCCGGTCAGCCAGGGGATGCTTTTATCACGCTGGACGTGATCCCGGACCCCGCTTTCGAGCGTGACGGAGATGATATTGTCGTCACGTTGCCCATTACAATTGACGAGGCCATTCTGGGCGGCAAGGTGCCGGTGCGCACGGTGTCGGGAACGGTCAAGGTCAGTGTGCCGGCCGGTGCCAGCTCGGGGCAGGTTCTGAGGTTGAAAGGGCGCGGCATCAAAGGTCGCGCGGGCAAGGGTGACCAACGGATCACGCTGCGCATTGTCAGCCCGCCCAAGATTGATGCCGCCCTGAAAACTTTCATGGAAAACTGGCGGGCAGATCACCCCTATGACCCGCGCGCAGGAAAGGAGACAGCATGA
- a CDS encoding M3 family metallopeptidase gives MTNPLLAEWDTPFQIAPFDTISDDDFTPALDQALAAHNAEIDAIAGNADAPTFDNVIGALEAAGRDLDKVLGVFFSVAGADSNPAREALQREFSPRLAAHFSDISANTALFARVAAVWGQRDSLDLSDEQARVLMLTHRGFVRAGAALTGAEAARMKEIKGRLAVLGTEFTQNLLADERDWHMDLPETDMAGLPDFVIRTAQEAGKEKGADGAVITLSRSLIVPFLQFSTRRDLREVAYKAWAARGANGGKTDNREIAAEILKLREERARLLGYQNFAAYKLETEMAGDAASVRALLMQVWEPAKAQAEADAWVLGQMMQQDGVNGDLQAWDWRFYSERRRQQLHDLDEAELKPYFQLDRMIEASFDCASRLFGLSFEPLDVPLYHPDCRAWNVTRGGEHIAVFIGDYFARGSKRSGAWCSAMRSQAKHPQVQTPVVINVCNFAKGDPALLSYDDARTLFHEFGHALHQMLSDVTYESVSGTSVARDFVELPSQLYEHWLDVPEVLSTFAIHADTGQAMPQVLLDKVLAAATYDMGFQTVEYVASALVDLEFHDGDAPADPLARQAEILEGLGMPQAIGMRHATPHFAHVFSGDGYSSGYYSYMWSEVMDADAFAAFEEAGGAFDKEVAKALEDNILSTGGSRDAAELYTAFRGRLPGVEALLKGRGLAA, from the coding sequence ATGACCAACCCCTTGCTTGCCGAATGGGATACGCCGTTCCAGATCGCCCCGTTTGATACCATTTCCGACGACGACTTTACCCCCGCGCTGGATCAGGCGCTGGCGGCGCATAACGCCGAGATTGACGCGATTGCCGGCAATGCCGATGCGCCGACCTTTGACAACGTAATCGGCGCGCTTGAGGCCGCCGGGCGTGATCTGGACAAGGTTCTGGGCGTGTTCTTTTCCGTCGCAGGGGCGGACAGCAATCCGGCGCGCGAGGCGTTGCAGCGTGAATTCTCACCGCGGCTGGCCGCGCATTTTTCCGATATTTCGGCCAACACCGCGCTGTTTGCCCGCGTGGCCGCGGTTTGGGGCCAACGCGACAGTCTGGACCTGAGCGACGAGCAGGCGCGGGTGCTGATGCTGACCCATCGCGGCTTTGTCCGTGCCGGCGCTGCGCTGACCGGGGCCGAGGCCGCGCGGATGAAAGAGATCAAGGGGCGTCTGGCGGTTCTGGGCACCGAGTTTACGCAGAACCTGCTGGCGGATGAACGCGACTGGCATATGGACCTGCCCGAGACCGATATGGCGGGCCTGCCGGATTTCGTGATCCGTACAGCACAGGAAGCAGGTAAGGAAAAGGGCGCGGATGGGGCCGTGATCACCCTGTCGCGGTCGCTGATCGTGCCGTTTTTGCAATTCTCGACCCGGCGTGACCTGCGAGAAGTGGCTTACAAGGCATGGGCCGCGCGCGGTGCCAATGGCGGCAAGACCGACAACCGCGAGATTGCCGCCGAAATCCTGAAACTGCGCGAAGAGCGTGCCAGGCTGTTGGGTTATCAGAATTTTGCAGCCTACAAGCTGGAAACCGAAATGGCGGGCGACGCGGCATCGGTTCGGGCCTTGTTGATGCAGGTCTGGGAGCCGGCCAAGGCACAGGCCGAGGCCGACGCATGGGTGTTGGGCCAGATGATGCAGCAGGACGGGGTGAACGGAGATCTGCAAGCCTGGGACTGGCGGTTCTATTCCGAACGCCGCCGCCAGCAGCTGCATGATCTGGATGAGGCCGAGCTGAAGCCGTACTTCCAACTCGACCGGATGATCGAGGCATCGTTTGACTGTGCGTCGCGGCTGTTTGGCCTGTCGTTCGAACCGCTGGACGTACCGCTCTATCACCCTGATTGCCGCGCGTGGAACGTGACGCGGGGCGGCGAACATATCGCGGTGTTCATCGGCGACTATTTCGCACGCGGCTCGAAACGCTCGGGCGCGTGGTGTTCCGCGATGCGGTCACAGGCGAAACATCCGCAGGTGCAGACACCGGTGGTGATCAACGTCTGCAACTTTGCCAAGGGCGATCCGGCGCTGCTGTCTTATGATGACGCGCGCACGCTGTTTCACGAATTCGGCCATGCGCTGCACCAGATGCTGTCGGATGTGACCTATGAAAGCGTGTCGGGCACATCCGTCGCGCGTGACTTTGTCGAGTTGCCAAGCCAGTTGTACGAACACTGGCTGGACGTGCCCGAAGTGCTGAGCACATTTGCCATCCATGCCGATACCGGGCAGGCGATGCCGCAGGTGTTGCTGGACAAGGTGCTGGCGGCGGCGACCTATGACATGGGCTTTCAGACCGTTGAATATGTGGCCTCGGCCCTTGTCGATCTGGAGTTTCACGACGGCGACGCCCCAGCCGATCCGTTGGCGCGTCAGGCCGAAATTCTGGAAGGGTTGGGCATGCCTCAGGCCATCGGGATGCGCCACGCGACGCCGCATTTCGCCCATGTGTTTTCGGGCGATGGCTATTCGTCGGGCTATTACAGCTACATGTGGTCCGAAGTGATGGACGCCGATGCTTTCGCCGCCTTTGAAGAGGCGGGCGGGGCATTCGACAAAGAGGTGGCGAAAGCGCTGGAGGACAATATCCTAAGCACAGGTGGCAGCCGCGACGCAGCCGAACTGTACACCGCGTTTCGAGGGCGTTTGCCGGGGGTCGAGGCCTTGCTGAAAGGACGCGGTCTGGCGGCGTGA
- the dut gene encoding dUTP diphosphatase → MKNEAVTLQFVWDAGADTDLGLPSYETSGAAGADLRANFVDQTAVVLKPGARALVPTGLRLAIPDGFEVQVRPRSGLALKHGVTLVNTPGTIDSDYRGPLGVIMINLGDADFVVEHGMRIAQMVVAPVVQARFDLVEVLDDTARGTGGFGSTGAQ, encoded by the coding sequence ATGAAGAATGAAGCTGTGACGTTGCAATTTGTCTGGGATGCGGGCGCAGATACCGATCTGGGTTTGCCATCTTACGAAACTTCGGGCGCCGCGGGTGCAGACCTGCGGGCGAATTTTGTGGATCAAACGGCTGTGGTGCTGAAACCCGGCGCGCGGGCGCTGGTGCCGACGGGGCTGCGGCTGGCGATTCCTGACGGTTTCGAGGTGCAGGTGCGGCCCCGCTCGGGGCTGGCGTTGAAACACGGGGTGACTCTGGTGAACACACCCGGGACCATAGACAGCGATTATCGCGGACCGTTGGGGGTGATCATGATCAATCTCGGCGATGCCGACTTTGTGGTCGAGCACGGGATGCGCATCGCGCAGATGGTGGTGGCCCCCGTGGTGCAGGCGCGGTTTGATCTGGTCGAGGTGCTGGACGACACAGCGCGCGGCACCGGCGGCTTTGGGTCGACGGGCGCGCAATGA
- the moeB gene encoding molybdopterin-synthase adenylyltransferase MoeB, translating into MILVLGLAAALWGVGAMMGAPRAVRLNMVLLLYVAVLALHLVLPDAHPLRLATGESAALWLILGGFVVLVLAYRWGLRRLKARAMGEQAAPPSGGPMTEVELNRYSRHIVLREIGGPGQVALKNARVLVVGAGGLGAPALQYLAAAGVGTLGVIDADVVEGSNLQRQVIHTDARIGMPKVFSAQAALEALNPFITVRPYHRRFDADIAAELVAEYDLVLDGTDNFDTRYLVNRTAVAAGVPLISGALSQWEGQLSVFDPARGAPCYQCIFPQAPTDGLAPSCAEAGVLGPLPGVVGAMMAVEAVKLLTNAGTPLRGEMLIYDALYGESRKITLARRGDCPVCGDKG; encoded by the coding sequence ATGATATTGGTTCTGGGCCTTGCTGCGGCGCTGTGGGGCGTGGGGGCGATGATGGGCGCGCCGCGCGCGGTGCGGCTGAATATGGTCCTGCTGCTGTATGTGGCGGTTCTGGCGCTGCATCTGGTGCTGCCGGATGCGCATCCCTTGCGTCTGGCCACAGGCGAGAGCGCGGCGCTGTGGTTGATCCTTGGCGGCTTTGTCGTGCTGGTGCTGGCCTATCGTTGGGGCCTGCGGCGGTTAAAGGCGCGCGCTATGGGCGAACAGGCGGCCCCGCCATCCGGTGGGCCGATGACCGAGGTCGAACTGAACCGCTATTCCCGCCACATCGTGCTGCGCGAAATCGGCGGGCCGGGTCAGGTGGCGTTGAAAAACGCGCGCGTGCTGGTCGTGGGGGCGGGCGGCCTTGGCGCGCCTGCCTTGCAGTATCTTGCTGCCGCAGGCGTGGGCACGCTGGGGGTGATCGACGCCGATGTCGTCGAAGGCAGCAATCTGCAACGACAGGTGATCCACACAGATGCGCGCATCGGCATGCCCAAGGTGTTTTCGGCCCAAGCCGCTTTGGAGGCGTTGAACCCCTTCATCACCGTGCGCCCCTATCACCGCCGCTTTGACGCGGACATCGCCGCCGAACTGGTCGCGGAATATGATCTGGTGCTGGACGGCACCGACAATTTCGACACCCGCTATCTGGTCAACCGCACGGCGGTCGCGGCGGGCGTGCCGTTGATCTCGGGCGCGCTGAGCCAGTGGGAGGGACAGCTGAGCGTCTTTGACCCCGCCCGTGGCGCGCCGTGTTACCAGTGTATTTTCCCGCAGGCCCCCACCGACGGACTGGCCCCTAGTTGCGCCGAGGCGGGCGTGCTAGGGCCATTGCCCGGTGTGGTCGGGGCGATGATGGCGGTCGAGGCGGTCAAGCTGCTGACCAATGCTGGCACACCGCTGCGGGGCGAAATGCTGATCTACGACGCGCTTTATGGCGAGAGCCGCAAGATCACTTTGGCGCGGCGCGGCGATTGTCCGGTTTGCGGCGACAAGGGGTGA